A stretch of Lathyrus oleraceus cultivar Zhongwan6 chromosome 6, CAAS_Psat_ZW6_1.0, whole genome shotgun sequence DNA encodes these proteins:
- the LOC127093978 gene encoding uncharacterized protein LOC127093978, with the protein MTKKEEMTEPPTFPPKMKDLGKLTITCTIGGLKIPHALCDLGSSINVMPLNKFKELKIGEILPSNVTLTLADSSVMHLLGIVQDMLVHVDGLSFHAYFVIIDMKGDSGGSVILRRPFLAIGKAKIDVETCELILKFNKENVVFNANE; encoded by the coding sequence ATGACAAAGAAAGAGGAGATGACAGAACCTCCAACATTTCCACCAAAGATGAAGGATCTCGGAAAGTTAACCATCACTTGCACCATTGGTGGTTTGAAAATCCCACATGCTTTATGTGACTTAGGGTCTAGCATTAATGTCATGCCGCTAAACAAATTTAAGGAATTGAAGATAGGAGAGATCTTACCAAGCAACGTGACGCTCACTTTAGCTGATTCGTCTGTTATGCATCTGCTCGGCATTGTACAAGATATGTTAGTTCATGTCGATGGTTTGTCCTTCCATGCATATTTTGTGATAATTGACATGAAAGGAGATTCGGGAGGGTCAGTTATTCTCAGGCGCCCATTCTTGGCAATCGGGAAGGCAAAAATAGACGTGGAGACATGTGAACTTATTTTGAAATTCAACAAGGAGAATGTGGTGTTTAACGCAAATGAATGA